One region of Drosophila kikkawai strain 14028-0561.14 chromosome 2R, DkikHiC1v2, whole genome shotgun sequence genomic DNA includes:
- the dup gene encoding DNA replication factor Cdt1 produces MAQPSVAAFFTNRKRAALDDAITTKNRRLAEPLESAAPQQLPAAAPADQDADIDMLKAAASGMRTRSGRNVRLIVTAQEGGKKKSTAPAAGKLEAHIKQPKLVQFIKKGTLSPRKQTQSSKLDEDQLLQQHSSISEVTPKVNFNITSQQNADNVQRGLRTPTKQILKDASPIKAGGVDLRRQLTFDEVKTKISRSAKMQELKAVLARKAALEQKRKEQEERNRKLREAGPSPSKSGVSVQLKEFDTIELEVLTSPLKTFKTPTKLPPPTPDKHELMSPRHTDVSKRLLFSPAKNGSPVKLVEVPAYKRYASLVEGSRAGQLPLPYKYRHLLDVFKGLDSVVAMFHNRKECITFKKLKPAVQRMLRKNFTEMHLAQIRHIYPEAFIFSQMKMRNFGSVSKADYFQLIISPNVEQVPAEQQPQRFAKIDEDDVLSSAQSTSMNPHVMTARMQRFQSLLLDRVMRAHDQFLRSQDPPIIIDKALTRWHPQFDLESCPEVELAPLPQPPNVEKYSSAKDILSTARNLFNCATPMERAMDRYEAKLEADKQQAMEGNRKAEEEGTSNASTETKGIPGISAATGNPVVPSASKTAAISDQTATAKPTVKECTAPDGASNLLKGLPKSLIEKIRAKQAAKALDAMTRRPSQDQEATKYSRLPELARHLRNVFVTERKGVLPLEIIIKKIENSFRANLTPQEIEAHLKLLAKELPSWTSFHEVRKTMYIKVAKDMDMNKIIERLESKANAKSN; encoded by the exons ATGGCCCAGCCATCGGTAGCTGCATTTTTCACCAATCGCAAGCGTGCCGCTTTGGACGATGCGATAACCACCAAGAACAGG CGCCTAGCGGAGCCCCTTGAATCCGCCGCCCCACAGCAGTTACCTGCTGCAGCCCCTGCTGACCAGGATGCGGACATCGACATGCTTAAGGCGGCGGCCAGTGGGATGCGCACCCGTTCCGGCCGCAATGTACGCCTGATAGTCACCGCCCAGGAGGGCGGCAAAAAGAAGAGCACAGCACCCGCCGCCGGCAAGCTGGAGGCGCACATCAAGCAGCCCAAGCTGGTGCAGTTCATCAAGAAGGGCACCCTGTCGCCGCGCAAGCAGACGCAGTCCAGCAAACTGGATGAGGatcagctgctgcagcagcactcATCCATCAGTGAAGTGACGCCCAAGGTGAACTTCAACATAACCAGCCAGCAGAATGCGGACAATGTGCAGCGTGGCCTGCGCACGCCCACCAAACAGATCCTCAAGGATGCCTCGCCCATCAAGGCCGGGGGAGTGGATTTGCGACGCCAGCTGACCTTTGACGAGGTGAAGACCAAGATATCACGCAGCGCCAAGATGCAGGAGCTGAAGGCAGTGCTGGCCCGCAAGGCGGCGCTGGAGCAGAAGCgcaaggagcaggaggagcgtAACAGGAAGCTACGCGAAGCTGGCCCCTCGCCCTCGAAGTCGGGAGTGAGTGTGCAGCTCAAGGAGTTTGATACCATCGAGCTGGAGGTGCTGACGAG CCCCCTTAAAACCTTCAAGACACCCACGAAGCTACCGCCACCCACACCCGATAAACATGAGCTCATGTCGCCCCGGCATACGGACGTGTCCAAGCGTCTGCTCTTCAGTCCGGCCAAGAATGGTTCACCGGTCAAGCTGGTGGAGGTGCCGGCCTACAAACGCTACGCCAGCCTGGTTGAGGGTAGCCGTGCGGGACAACTCCCCTTGCCGTACAAATACCGCCACTTGCTGGATGTCTTCAAGGGCCTGGACTCGGTGGTGGCCATGTTCCACAACCGCAAGGAGTGCATCACCTTCAAGAAGCTGAAGCCGGCGGTGCAGCGCATGTTAAGGAAGAACTTTACGGAAATGCATTTGGCCCAGATTCGGCACATCTACCCGGAGGCCTTCATCTTCAGCCAGATGAAGATGCGCAACTTTGGTTCCGTGTCCAAGGCGGACTACTTCCAGCTGATCATCAGCCCCAATGTGGAGCAGGTGCCCGCcgagcagcagccacagcgcTTTGCCAAGATCGATGAGGACGATGTGCTCTCGTCGGCCCAGTCGACGTCTATGAATCCACACGTCATGACGGCGCGCATGCAGCGCTTCCAGAGTCTGCTGCTCGATCGGGTGATGCGGGCGCACGACCAGTTCCTCCGCTCCCAGGATCCGCCTATCATTATTGATAAGGCGCTGACTCGCTGGCATCCGCAGTTCGATCTGGAGAGCTGCCCGGAGGTGGAGCTGGCCCCGCTGCCCCAGCCCCCGAATGTGGAGAAGTACTCCTCGGCCAAGGATATCCTGTCCACGGCAAGGAATCTCTTCAACTGTGCCACGCCCATGGAGCGAGCCATGGATCGTTATGAGGCCAAGTTGGAGGCAGACAAGCAGCAGGCAATGGAAGGCAATAGGAAAGCGGAGGAGGAGGGCACAAGCAATGCAAGCACGGAAACCAAGGGGATCCCCGGAATATCAGCAGCAACTGGAAATCCGGTTGTTCCTTCAGCAAGCAAGACAGCGGCAATAAGCGACCAAACAGCCACAGCCAAGCCCACGGTGAAGGAGTGCACCGCCCCGGATGGCGCCTCCAATCTGCTCAAGGGCTTGCCCAAGTCGCTGATTGAAAAGATCCGAGCCAAGCAAGCGGCCAAGGCATTGGATGCCATGACAAGGAGACCCTCACAGGACCAGGAGGCCACCAAATACTCCCGCCTGCCGGAGCTGGCCAGGCATCTGCGCAACGTGTTCGTGACGGAGCGTAAGGGAGTCTTGCCTCTAGAGATAATCATCAAGAAAATTGAGAACAGCTTCCGAGCCAATCTCACGCCGCAGGAGATCGAAGCGCATCTgaagctgctggccaaggagctgCCCAGCTGGACATCCTTCCACGAGGTCCGCAAGACCATGTAcatcaaggtggccaaggacaTGGACATGAACAAGATCATCGAGAGGCTGGAGAGCAAGGCGAACGCGAAGAGCAATTAA
- the LOC108077915 gene encoding uncharacterized protein, with protein MAISGLLLLGCCLMWQGTHDQLVCKLVKIDCLGNPARIINISCHLKAINWNLAVVKMDTFLIVPLRKPVIRLQVFKKDYSNQYKPFLIDVTVNMCEIIDKRSYIPYGVIFWKLLIEFTNANHSCPFTCQLTARNGYLYTSLVPPFPLGFYLVSILFTDISSSPSEYVGTAKLYVQVMEQVKTKKKPRV; from the exons ATGGCTATATCGGGTCTGCTGCTCTTAGGATGTTGCTTAATGTGGCAAGGC ACCCATGACCAATTGGTCTGCAAGCTGGTGAAAATTGACTGTCTGGGAAATCCGGCGCGGATTATTAACATCTCCTGCCATTTGAAGGCCATCAATTGGAACCTGGCAGTGGTGAAGATGGACACCTTTTTGATTGTCCCCTTACGGAAACCTGTC ATTCGCTTGCAAGTCTTTAAGAAGGACTACTCCAACCAGTACAAGCCATTTTTGATCGATGTGACCGTCAACATGTGCGAGATAATCGATAAGAGGAGCTATATACCCTATGGTGTTATATTCTGGAAGCTACTGATAGAGTTCACGAATGCAAATCACTCCTGTCCCTTCACG TGCCAACTGACTGCTCGAAATGGTTACCTGTACACCAGTCTGGTTCCACCTTTTCCCTTGGGCTTCTACCTAGTCAGCATCTTATTTACGGATATTAGTTCCAGCCCCAGCGAGTACGTAGGCACAGCCAAGTTGTATGTTCAAGTCATGGAACAGGTGAAGACCAAGAAGAAGCCCAGGGTGTGA
- the LOC108077914 gene encoding uncharacterized protein: MDIFLYNFFVKMIISGLLLLGCCFVWPGMHAQLVYKLVKIDCQGNSARVNNISCHVKAINWNMAVVNMDCFLIVPLRKAVLQVQVFKKDYSNQYKPFLVDVSINMCEIIERRSYIPYGVIIWKLLKQYTNANHSCPFSGQMTARNGYLDTSLVPPFPQGFYLISISFTDMNSSHSEYVGTAKFYIQAMDQIRTKKRPKT, translated from the exons atggatatttttttatataattttt TTGTAAAAATGATCATTTCGGGTCTGCTGCTTCTCGGATGTTGCTTTGTGTGGCCTGGC ATGCATGCCCAGTTGGTCTACAAGCTGGTGAAAATTGACTGCCAGGGAAATTCGGCCAGGGTCAACAATATCTCCTGCCACGTGAAAGCTATCAATTGGAATATGGCGGTCGTGAACATGGACTGCTTCTTGATTGTGCCTCTACGGAAAGCGGTT CTTCAAGTGCAGGTATTCAAGAAGGACTATTCCAACCAGTACAAGCCATTTCTGGTTGATGTCAGCATCAATATGTGCGAGATTATCGAGCGAAGGAGCTACATACCCTATGGAGTCATAATCTGGAAGTTACTGAAGCAATATACCAATGCTAATCACTCCTGTCCCTTCTCG GGCCAGATGACCGCTCGGAATGGTTACCTGGACACCAGTCTGGTTCCACCTTTTCCCCAGGGCTTCTACCTAATCAGCATCTCATTTACGGACATGAATTCCAGCCACAGCGAGTACGTGGGCACTGCCAAGTTCTACATTCAAGCCATGGACCAGATTAGGACCAAGAAGAGACCCAAAACCTAA
- the LOC108077913 gene encoding uncharacterized protein, with product MIFRPAKIECDGNPLRVYNLRCNVKAISWNLALVNLTADLIKPIRNPIVHLQVLKKDYANQYKPFLIDVTFNICQVIERRNFLPYGVIMFKLLKRYSNINHTCPYSGRLFMQNGYLDHDLLPPFPQGFYLFSCEFFDTNSTTKDYLGTAKFYVEVMEMVKSKKRPKA from the exons ATGATTTTTAGGCCTGCGAAAATCGAGTGCGATGGAAATCCGCTGAGGGTCTATAACCTGAGATGCAATGTAAAGGCCATCAGCTGGAACTTGGCGTTGGTTAATTTGACCGCGGACTTGATAAAGCCCATCCGGAACCCCATA GTGCATTTGCAAGTTCTCAAGAAGGACTATGCCAACCAGTACAAGCCGTTCCTAATTGACGTGACCTTCAACATATGCCAAGTGATCGAAAGAAGGAACTTCCTCCCATACGGCGTGATCATGTTCAAGCTTTTGAAACGATATTCGAATATCAATCACACCTGTCCCTATTCG GGTCGCCTCTTTATGCAGAATGGTTACCTGGACCACGATTTACTTCCGCCGTTTCCCCAGGGCTTCTACCTATTTAGCTGCGAGTTCTTCGATACAAATTCCACCACTAAAGACTATTTGGGCACTGCCAAGTTCTACGTTGAAGTCATGGAAATGGTTAAGAGCAAGAAGAGGCCAAAAGCCTAA
- the LOC108077912 gene encoding uncharacterized protein has product MRLQDLPAAELVYKIGKIECDGHPNRITNISCHVKAIDWNRAVVNMDCFLVVPVRNLAVRFQVFKKDYSNQYKTFLIDSSANLCQVIERRNYSTYGVIVWKLMKQFTTVNHSCPFSGQISTRNGFMNTSLIPPFPQGFYLFSFSFTNNNKYVGTTKFYLEAMEKVKTKKRI; this is encoded by the exons ATGAGGTTACAA GATCTGCCTGCGGCAGAGCTGGTTTATAAGATCGGAAAAATTGAGTGCGACGGTCACCCTAATCGCATAACCAACATCTCCTGCCACGTGAAGGCCATCGATTGGAACAGGGCTGTGGTGAACATGGACTGTTTTCTGGTCGTGCCAGTACGGAATCTAGCT GTGCGATTTCAAGTGTTTAAAAAGGACTATTCCAACCAGTACAAGACATTTCTGATTGATTCGAGCGCCAACCTATGCCAAGTGATTGAACGAAGGAACTATAGCACTTATGGCGTCATCGTGTGGAAGCTCATGAAGCAGTTTACCACTGTAAACCACTCCTGTCCCTTCTCG ggtCAGATAAGCACCAGGAACGGGTTCATGAACACCAGTTTAATTCCACCTTTTCCCCAGGGCTTCTACCTATTCAGCTTCTCTTTTACGAACAACAATAAGTATGTGGGCACTACCAAGTTCTACCTAGAAGCCATGGAGAAGGTTAAGACCAAGAAGAGGATATAA
- the LOC108077911 gene encoding uncharacterized protein yields the protein MQLSGLVLIAFCFFSQKAQAQLVYKFVKVECNGNASRVRNESCSLKAINWNVGVLNGELVLLGTVWNPIIQVQVFKKDYANQFKPFLIDVKLHMCQVIERKSFIPYGVMMWKILKKYTNLNHSCPYSGHLYAKDGYLTSDVLPPFPQGVYIFSFMFSDENSTHTEYVGTLKLYTEVMEKVKSRKKPKAKGN from the exons ATGCAACTTTCAGGTCTAGTTCTAATcgccttttgctttttttcacAAAAA GCGCAGGCCCAGTTGGTATATAAGTTTGTTAAAGTTGAGTGCAACGGTAATGCGTCACGGGTCCGTAACGAGTCATGCAGCCTTAAGGCCATCAATTGGAACGTGGGGGTGTTGAACGGGGAACTCGTCTTGCTTGGAACAGTCTGGAACCCCATT ATTCAAGTTCAAGTCTTCAAGAAGGACTATGCCAACCAGTTCAAGCCGTTCCTGATCGACGTGAAGCTCCACATGTGCCAAGTGATCGAAAGGAAGAGCTTTATTCCGTACGGCGTGATGATGTGGAagatcttaaaaaaatatacaaatctAAACCATTCGTGCCCCTACTCA GGTCACCTTTACGCGAAGGATGGTTACTTGACCAGCGATGTACTGCCTCCATTTCCACAGGGCGTCTACATATTTAGCTTTATGTTCTCTGATGAAAACTCAACCCACACCGAATATGTGGGCACCTTAAAGCTCTACACGGAGGTCATGGAAAAGGTAAAGAGCAGGAAGAAGCCGAAGGCTAAGGGAAATTAG
- the Pms2 gene encoding mismatch repair endonuclease PMS2, whose product MDKDNQTADKEDEADIPAPTTAASGQIKAIAKDTVHKICSGQVVLSLAVAVKELVENSIDAGATLVEIKLKDQGLQGVEVSDNGSGVEEANLEGMTAKYHTSKIREFVDLLGVETFGFRGEALSSLCALSDMVIQTRHKSTEVGIKVELDHEGKFKKRSPCARGVGTTVTLSNLFSTLPVRRRDFTRNIKKEFTKMCQILQAYCLVTKGVRILCSNQTPKGAKNVVLQTHGSQDVLANISAIFGARQASDLVPLKSPFEQGQLSEAGLRADLNSSVDAADTTTCTQFTSEDVERLNQADFQLEGYISSCRHGAGRSSRDRQFFFVNARPCDPKNIAKVMNEMYHRYNVQQQPFIYLNIVTARSDVDVNLTPDKRQLLINNERILLLALKKSLLDTFGQTPATFQMQNTTIVSMLEPKVKPKEEEIKMEAEKEETEKIKLQEEEDTVPISSSQRFMDVLTQWRRTGDTQGIAPPAPAKRRCSETEQLATRSLKMQKIHNFLSQESPKEPSEQSGEESDVEKVKENKEQAKLDDSFVNLKELAKESEAYDLLTQPVVAARIDCKVLTPVKSRRSIAEFKPEVKTLTKPESKMEDATISSQKSEETEGPSDDDDDGIELPTRIEFDKEEEVEEASASNFTSSELHITLEEIASSMKAQEQQQRERRARAKLQRLRFKSEINPNQNNNAEAELQREIGKEDFVRMEIIGQFNLGFIIVKLEDDLFIVDQHATDEKYNFETLQRSTQLEYQRLAVPQSLDLTAVNEMVLIDHLPVFEKNGFKFEINQEAPPTKKVRLLGKPHSRRWEFGKEDIDELIFMLQDAPEGTICRPSRVRAMFASRACRKSVMIGTALNRTTTMRRLITQMGEIDQPWNCPHGRPTMRHLINISMLMDNEEDEEEVPSSNMA is encoded by the exons ATGGATAAAGACAACCAAACAGCAGACAAAGAGGATGAAGCAGACATCCCGGCACCCACCACAGCCGCCTCGGGCCAAATCAAGGCCATTGCCAAGGATACAGTGCACAAAATCTGCTCGGGACAG GTGGTGCTCAGCTTGGCGGTGGCTGTCAAGGAGCTGGTGGAGAACTCCATAGATGCGGGCGCCACTCTGGTGGAGATTAAGCTGAAGGATCAAGGTCTGCAGGGCGTGGAAGTCAGCGACAATGGCAGCGGCGTGGAGGAGGCCAATCTGGAGGGCATGA CTGCCAAGTACCACACCTCGAAGATTCGGGAGTTTGTGGACCTGCTGGGCGTGGAAACCTTTGGTTTTCGAGGCGAAGCTCTCAGTTCCCTCTGCGCCTTGTCGGACATGGTCATCCAAACGCGTCACAAGTCCACGGAAGTGG GCATCAAGGTGGAGCTTGACCACGAGGGAAAGTTCAAGAAGCGTTCGCCCTGCGCCCGCGGCGTGGGCACCACTGTCACCCTGTCCAATCTCTTTTCCACCTTGCCTGTACGTCGTCGTGACTTCACGCGGAATATCAAGAAGGAGTTCACCAAGATGTGTCAGATCCTGCAGGCCTATTGCCTGGTCACCAAGGGCGTGCGCATCCTGTGCAGCAATCAGACCCCCAAGGGAGCCAAGAATGTGGTCCTGCAGACACATGGCAGCCAGGATGTGTTGGCCAATATCTCCGCGATTTTTGGAGCACGCCAGGCTTCGGATCTAGTGCCTCTAAAGTCACCCTTTGAGCAGGGTCAGCTGAGCGAAGCGGGGCTGCGAGCGGATCTGAACTCCTCCGTAGATGCAGCCGACACCACAACCTGCACGCAGTTCACCTCCGAGGATGTGGAGCGCCTTAATCAAGCGGATTTCCAGCTGGAGGGCTACATCTCCAGCTGCCGTCATGGAGCAGGACGCTCCAGCAGAGACCGCCAGTTCTTCTTTGTCAACGCCAGACCCTGTGATCCCAAGAAT ATAGCCAAGGTGATGAACGAGATGTACCATCGCTATaatgtgcagcagcagcccttCATCTACCTCAACATAGTCACTGCCCGCTCCGATGTGGATGTGAATCTTACGCCCGACAAGCGCCAGTTGTTGATCAACAACGAAAGGATTCTGCTGTTGGCCCTTAAGAAATCCCTGCTGGACACCTTTGGCCAAACGCCGGCTACGTTTCAGATGCAAAATACCACCATTGTGAGCATGCTGGAACCCAAAGTCAAGCCAAAAGAGGAGGAAATCAAGATGGAAGCGGAAAAGGAGGAAACGGAGAAAATCAAGCTGCAGGAAGAGGAGGATACGGTGCCCATTAGCTCCTCGCAGCGGTTTATGGACGTGCTTACTCAATGGCGACGCACTGGCGATACCCAGGGCATAGCCCCACCAGCTCCTGCCAAGCGTCGTTGCAGCGAAACCGAACAATTGGCCACAAGATCcttgaaaatgcaaaaaattcataatttccTTAGTCAAGAATCGCCAAAAGAGCCATCAGAGCAATCAGGCGAAGAGAGTGATGTGGAAAAGGTCAAGGAAAACAAAGAGCAGGCCAAACTAGATGATAGTTTTGTGAATCTAAAGGAACTGGCAAAGGAGTCTGAGG cCTACGATCTTCTGACGCAGCCTGTCGTGGCAGCTCGCATTGATTGCAAGGTCCTGACGCCAGTGAAAAGCCGCCGTAGCATAGCGGAATTCAAACCCGAAGTCAAGACCCTAACCAAACCAGAGTCCAAGATGGAAGATGCTACTATTTCCTCCCAGAAATCTGAAGAAACCGAGGGACccagcgacgacgacgacgatggcaTTGAGCTGCCCACCCGCATAGAGTTCGACAAGGAGGAGGAAGTGGAAGAGGCATCCGCCTCCAACTTCACCAGCAGTGAGCTCCACATTACCTTGGAGGAGATAGCTTCCTCCATGAAAGcccaagagcagcagcagcgagaaCGACGGGCACGAGCCAAATTGCAGCGCTTGCGCTTTAAAAGTGAGATTAATCCGAATCAGAACAACAACGCAGAGGCGGAACTGCAGCGGGAAATCGGTAAAGAGGACTTTGTACGCATGGAAATCATTGGACAGTTCAATCTGGGCTTCATCATTGTCAAGCTGGAGGATGACCTGTTTATTGTGGACCAGCATGCCACCGATGAGAAATACAACTTTGAGACCCTGCAGCGCAGCACTCAGCTGGAGTATCAGCGTTTGGCGGTGCCCCAATCGCTGGACCTGACGGCAGTCAATGAAATGGTGCTAATTGATCATCTCCCGGTGTTTGAGAAGAATGGCTTCAAGTTTGAGATCAATCAGGAGG CTCCCCCAACTAAGAAGGTGCGTTTGCTGGGCAAACCGCATAGCCGGCGCTGGGAATTTGGCAAGGAGGACATTGATGAGCTCATCTTTATGCTGCAGGATGCTCCCGAGGGCACAATATGTAGGCCATCAAGGGTACGTGCCATGTTTGCTTCGCGGGCATGCCGGAAATCTGTGATGATTGGCAC